One Cryptomeria japonica chromosome 9, Sugi_1.0, whole genome shotgun sequence genomic window carries:
- the LOC131075712 gene encoding phospholipase A1-Ibeta2, chloroplastic-like, whose protein sequence is MRGLCRSDPSPKQSLAAKWREYHGANDWRGMLDPLDENLRREIVKYGEFAQATYDAFVYNPNSTSYANCVTNDLHSFFDTVGLKKTGYKVTKYLYATPTVQMPDWLEEILPQSLKPSRQSSNWMGFVAVSDDMKEIKRLGRRDIVIAWRGTMIPSEWPENLKTDLKSLNLMPSQAASNSSSGLSRGGLHS, encoded by the coding sequence ATGAGGGGGCTGTGTAGATCTGACCCTTCTCCAAAGCAGAGCTTGGCAGCCAAATGGAGAGAATACCATGGTGCTAACGATTGGAGAGGCATGCTTGATCCTCTTGATGAAAACCTAAGAAGAGAAATTGTTAAATATGGAGAGTTTGCTCAGGCAACTTATGATGCTTTTGTCTATAATCCGAATTCCACCTCCTATGCTAACTGTGTCACTAATGATCTCCATTCATTTTTTGATACAGTGGGGCTTAAGAAAACTGGCTACAAGGTCACCAAATATCTTTATGCAACCCCTACCGTCCAAATGCCAGATTGGCTTGAAGAAATACTACCACAATCATTGAAACCCAGCAGGCAATCATCAAACTGGATGGGATTTGTTGCTGTTAGTGATGATATGAAAGAAATCAAAAGATTGGGCCGAAGAGATATAGTCATTGCATGGAGAGGCACCATGATTCCTTCTGAATGGCCTGAAAATCTTAAGACAGATCTGAAATCGTTAAATCTCATGCCATCACAAGCTGCTTCAAATAGCTCTTCTGGTTTATCCCGTGGAGGTCTTCATTCATAG
- the LOC131075713 gene encoding phospholipase A1-Igamma2, chloroplastic-like codes for MKEVQRLVELYKGEELSITITGHSLGASLGLLSPYQIGETLLASNNLGAKHNIPVTVFSFVGPKVGNLDFKERMEEIGVKTLRIVNTHDVIPKLPGIVLNEWMHRKLFNGVKGEIYSHVGNELRISHLNSPYLKHNVDMSCSHNLEAHLHLVEGFWSSVVPFRSNAKRDYSLVNKTCNLLRDELRVPPNWLVLSENSTPTLSPKSSYMNSLSLS; via the coding sequence ATGAAAGAGGTCCAAAGATTGGTGGAGTTATACAAGGGTGAGGAATTGAGTATTACTATTACAGGCCACAGCCTAGGAGCCTCCTTGGGACTCTTGAGTCCTTACCAAATTGGAGAAACATTATTAGCATCCAATAATTTAGGTGCTAAACATAATATACCTGTGACAGTATTTTCTTTTGTAGGGCCCAAAGTTGGAAACCTTGATTTTAAAGAGAGAATGGAGGAGATAGGTGTGAAAACTTTGAGAATAGTGAATACCCATGATGTGATACCTAAACTTCCTGGCATCGTTTTGAATGAATGGATGCACAGAAAGCTTTTTAATGGAGTGAAAGGGGAGATATACAGTCATGTGGGTAATGAGTTGAGGATTAGTCACTTGAATTCTCCTTATCTTAAACACAATGTTGATATGAGTTGCAGCCATAATTTGGAGGCCCATTTGCATTTGGTGGAAGGTTTTTGGAGCTCGGTTGTTCCATTCCGTTCTAATGCGAAAAGGGATTATTCACTTGTTAATAAGACCTGTAATTTGCTTAGAGATGAACTCAGGGTGCCCCCAAATTGGCTGGTTTTGTCAGAGAATTCCACTCCTACTCTCAGTCCGAAATCCAGCTATATGAACAGTCTATCTCTTAGTTAA